GCGAAACGGTAAACCGGCTTTGTGCTTCAGGTATGTCGGCAATTATCCATGCCAACCGCGCCATTAAAGCCGGGGACGGCGACTTGTTTTTGTGTGGCGGGGTGGAAAATATGACCCGCGGGCCGTGGGTGATTTCGAAAGCCTCTGCGCCTTTCGGTCAGGATGCGCAAATGTTTGATTCCAGTTTTGGCTGGCGGTTTGTCAATCCCCGGATGGAGGAAATGTATGGGACCGAAGGTATGGGGCAAACTGCGGAAAACCTCGCCGAAAAATATAGGATCAGCCGTGAGGATCAGGACCGTTTTGCCTGGCACTCACAGATGAAAGCATCGCGCGCACAAAAGGCGGGACGGTTTGCCGAAGAGATTGTGCCGGTAGAAATTATCCGGCGGAAACAATCACCGCTGATTGTGAGCGAGGATGAGTTTATCAAACCCGACACAACACCGGAGGTGTTGGCCCGGTTGCGTCCCGCCTTCAAAAATGAAGCCGAAGGTGGTACGGTTACGGCAGGCAATGCCTCCGGCCTGAATGATGGCGCCGCAGCCGTAGTCGTGGCGTCAGATGATGCGCTGAAGCGCTTTGGCATCCGGCCCCTGGCAAGAATTGTCGCTTCTGCGGTAGTAGGTACAGAACCCCGTATCATGGGAATCGGCCCGGTCGAGGCATCTGAACGCGCACTGAAAAAAGCCGGTCTGGCGATGACAGATATGGACATTATCGAAATCAATGAAGCGTTTGCCGTGCAGGTACTTGCCTGCACCCGGGCATTGGCACTTGCCGATGATGATCCAAGGATCAATCCCAATGGCGGCGCCATTGCCCTGGGCCATCCCTTAGGAATGAGCGGTACACGTATTGTGTTGACTGCCGCGCTCGAACTTCAAAAACAAAACAAGCGATACGCCCTCGTTACCATGTGCATCGGGGTAGGACAGGGGTATGCGACGATTATTGAAAGGACCTGATTTATCTGGAAATGACTACAAAACTTACGAACCTCGCTTTAGGAAAATGGATACCCCACGAAGGTGCGGGCATTCCCCAATACAATGCCGTAACTGGTGAGCTCATCGCAACCTGCGGAAGTGAAGGGCTGGATTTTGCCGAAATGATGCGCTACGCGCGCCGCACGGGCAATCCCAACCTCCGCAAAATGACCTTTCAGCAGCGTGGGCTTATGCTGAAGGCGCTTGCTCTTTATATGCATGAAAGGCGAAAGCAATATTACCCGGTCAGCTATCAGACCGGTGCAACCAAAGGCGATAGCTGGGTGGACATTGATGGGGGAATCGGTACGCTGTTTGCTTACGCGAGCCTCCGCCGGAAATTTCCCAATGAAACCTATCATGTGGATGGCGAAACGGTAGGGCTTTCAAAGGGCGGCACTTTTATCGGGCATCATATCATGGTTCCGCGTCGCGGCGTGGCGGTTCATATCAATGCATTCAACTTCCCGATATGGGGAATGCTGGAAAAATGTGCGGTCAACTGGCTGGCCGGAATGCCCGCAATTGTCAAAGCCGCAGAGCCCAGCTCTTTTGTTACTCATGCTTTTGTGCGCGATATGATCGCCTCCGGCATTCTGCCTGAAGGCGCGCTGCAACTGGTTTGCGGCCCGGGAGAAGGAATTCTGGAGCCGGTTACCTCGCAGGATGTAGTAACTTTCACGGGTTCTGCTTCCACCGGGCGTTTGCTCAAAGCCCATCCCAATATCATCGAACATGCGGTGCCCTTTACCATGGAAGCTGATTCCCTCAATGCCGCAGTATTGGGTGAAGATGCTGTGCCCGGAACGGAAGAGTTTGACCTCTTTGTGAAAGAAGTTCGCCGGGAAATGACCCTGAAATGCGGGCAGCGCTGTACGGCCATTCGCCGCATTCTTGTTCCAGAAAACCTGATAGAAGACGTGCAGATTGCCATTTCAAAAGAACTGGCAAAAACCACCATCGGCAATCCTGCGGACGAATCTGTACGCATGGGAGCTTTGGTAAGCCGGGTTCAGTCAGAAGAAGTAGCCCGGAGGGTAAATGAACTTGCCCTTCAAAG
The DNA window shown above is from Bacteroidia bacterium and carries:
- the pcaF gene encoding 3-oxoadipyl-CoA thiolase, yielding MKEAYITDGVRTPIGNFRGSLSVVRTDDLAAIPLRELVRRNPQIPADAWDEVIMGCANQAGEDNRNVARMSLLLAGLPVSVPGETVNRLCASGMSAIIHANRAIKAGDGDLFLCGGVENMTRGPWVISKASAPFGQDAQMFDSSFGWRFVNPRMEEMYGTEGMGQTAENLAEKYRISREDQDRFAWHSQMKASRAQKAGRFAEEIVPVEIIRRKQSPLIVSEDEFIKPDTTPEVLARLRPAFKNEAEGGTVTAGNASGLNDGAAAVVVASDDALKRFGIRPLARIVASAVVGTEPRIMGIGPVEASERALKKAGLAMTDMDIIEINEAFAVQVLACTRALALADDDPRINPNGGAIALGHPLGMSGTRIVLTAALELQKQNKRYALVTMCIGVGQGYATIIERT
- the paaZ gene encoding phenylacetic acid degradation bifunctional protein PaaZ, whose amino-acid sequence is MTTKLTNLALGKWIPHEGAGIPQYNAVTGELIATCGSEGLDFAEMMRYARRTGNPNLRKMTFQQRGLMLKALALYMHERRKQYYPVSYQTGATKGDSWVDIDGGIGTLFAYASLRRKFPNETYHVDGETVGLSKGGTFIGHHIMVPRRGVAVHINAFNFPIWGMLEKCAVNWLAGMPAIVKAAEPSSFVTHAFVRDMIASGILPEGALQLVCGPGEGILEPVTSQDVVTFTGSASTGRLLKAHPNIIEHAVPFTMEADSLNAAVLGEDAVPGTEEFDLFVKEVRREMTLKCGQRCTAIRRILVPENLIEDVQIAISKELAKTTIGNPADESVRMGALVSRVQSEEVARRVNELALQSEIVFGGLDQPFEVMGADREKGAFFAPVLLRNDRPFDNLGSHEIEAFGPVSTIMPYKNLDEAIELTHLGKGSLVSTIATFDDKLAREYVMGAASHHGRILVLNRESAKESTGHGSPMPMLVHGGPGRAGGGEEMGGMRGVKHYLQRCAIQGTPTTITAVTNVFQQGAKYIETPVHPFRKHFEELAVGETVITHKHTVTEADIVNFANLSGDNFYAHMDVTSLDGTIFTGRVAHGYFVLSKAAGLFVDPKKGPVLLNYGLEECRFTKPVYPGMTIGVKCTVKEKVDQEKKTPEDVAKGIVKFLVDVYDETGETVAIATILTMVKKLDQQ